The DNA region TCAGTCGCAGGCGCGCGCGCATGGCGGCGCGCAGCTGCTCGACGAAGGCATCGCCGTGCCGTCGCCGTGCGGCCTCGCGCACCAGCCAGCCGGCATGCAACAGGAACCAGAAGGGCGCGGGGCCGCGTACCGGCTCGGGAAGGACGGCCGCCAGCGCCTCGAGTTCGGCGTCGCTCAGCCCGAAGTGATCGAACAGCACCTGGTCGACGATGACGTCGGCGACGTGGGCGGCTTCCCTGCCCCATGCCGGGTTGGCCGTGCCCGCGCCACGAGGCACGACGAGGGCGCCGACCCCCGCCACGAGGATCGACACGCTGCCGGCGACGAGGCTGCCCTCCGCCAGCGAGAGTAGACCGAACAGGGCGAGCAACCCCAAAAGCACGTCGAGGAGGCGGGTCATCGGTGAAACGCGACGCGTCGCGCCCCACGGGCGGGTCGCATCCCCGGGGTAATCGGCACGTCGAGCCCCGCTACGCAGGCGACAGCCCGCCCCCCCGCAGCACGCGGCACGCGGCACGGCTCGGCGGCCGCGGCGGCCGACCGGAGTGGCGAAATTGTGAGGGGGGGAGGATTGGTCGGGATGGCGAGATTCGAACTCGCGACCCCCTGAACCCCATTCAGGTGCGCTACCAGGCTGCGCTACATCCCGACCGGCGCCGTACGGCGCGAACGCAGAGTGTACCGCAACCAAGGCGCCGGGGGCTAGGGTCCGGTCACGAGGGGCGACCGGCGTTCCACAATGGCTCCATGACCTCGCCGCGCCTGTCCGTGCTCGACCTCACGCCCTTCCCGTCCGGGTCCACGGCAGGAACGGCCCTGCGCGAGTCCGTGACGTTGGCGCAGCACGTGGAGGCCCTCGGGTATCACCGCTTCTGGCTCGCCGAGCACCACAACACGGGCGCGCTCGCGTGCCCGGCACCCGAGATCCTCATCGGCCAGGTCGCCGCCGCCACCCGCACCCTGCGCGTCGGGTCCGGCGGCGTGATGCTGCCCAACTACAGTCCGCTGAAGGTCGCCGAATGGTTCCGCGTCCTCGAAGCCCTGCATCCGGGTCGCATCGACCTCGGCATCGGTCGCGCCCCCGGCACGGACCAGCGCACTTCGCTGGCATTGCGCCGCTCGCCTCAGGCCCTCATGGCCGAGGACTTTCCGGACCGCGTGCAGGACCTGCTCGCCTACCTGGAGGACGCGCCGACCGCCGATGGCGGTCGTGCGGTGCTCGCCATGCCGACGGGCGTGCCTGCCCCGCCGGTGTGGATGCTGGGCTCGAGCACGTTCGGGGCGCGACTGGCGGCGACGCTGGGACTCGGCTTCGCCTTCGCGTACCACATCGACCCCGCCCCGGCGCTCGCAGCCTTCGAGATCTACCGCACCGCATTCCGCCCGACGCCGCGACGGGAGTCACCCGAGGCCATCCTGGCCGTGTCGGCGATCTGCGGCGAGTCGAGGGCGCATGCCGAGGACCTCGCGTCGAGCGGCGACCTGCTCTGGGTGCGGTTCCTCGGGGGCGACGTGCACCAGCGGGTGCCGTCGGTCGCGGAAGCACGCGCCTACGCCTTCACCGCCGGCGACCGCGCCATCGTCGGTCACGTCCGCAGTCGCCTGCTGCTCGGCACCGCCGCGGACGTGGCCGAACAGGCACGCGGTCTGGCGCGCGCCTTCGGGGCATCGGAGGTGATGGTCACCACCGTGGTCCACGACACCGCAGAACGTCGCGCGAGTTACACGCGGTTGATGGAAGCCTGGCGAGGCTGACGAGCGGGCGCGGGGCGGAGGGAGGAACCCTGGCCGGTCCCGGGCAGCAGCGGATCAGGCGCGTCGCGAGCGCCGGGCGGGCGCCGGGGGCGGGGTCGCGCCGGGCGGCCCCAGCAGGTCCAGCAGCGAGCGCATGTCCTGTTTGACCTTGGCCAGCTTCAGACGCGCCTCCTCGGACACGACCGGCTCGGGCGCCGAGGCGACGACCGGAGCGGCCACCTCCCGCGCCGGGGCACCCCGGCCGGTCACCGGCCTGGCGTTGGCGGCTTCGGCGGCCTGCAACTCGGCGGCGAGGGTGAAGAGGTCGTCCGGGGCCGGTGGCTGCTCGGCCTCGAAGCGACGGCGGACGCCCGAGAGCGTCAGCCCTTCGGTGAAGACGAGCTCACGGATGCGCAGCACCCGCTCGACATCGGCGCGCCTGTAGATTCGCGGGCCGCCGGGGGTCTTCGACAACCCCAGGTCGGGGAACTCCGATTCCCACGAGCGCAGCACGTACGGCTGGATCTGCGCGAGCTCGCACACTTCCCCGGCCTTGAACGCGGGCTTGTCCGGAATCACCACGTCGGGCACGGTGAAAGTATAGGACCTGTCAAAGGCGAACGTTCAGTCTTTCGACGTCGGTCGTGCCTTCCTGACCCTCTTGCCCTCTTCGCCCTTCGGACTCTGACGACGCCCCTCGCGCCTGCGGACGCTGATGCGGATCGGCGTGCCCTCGAACCCGAAGGTCTCGCGCAGGCTGTTGATGAGGAAGCGCTCGTACGAGAAGTGGAAGCCGGTCGCCACGTTGGTGAAGAACACGAACTGGGGCGGCGCGACACCGGTCTGTGCGGCGTAGAGGATCTTGACGTGCTTCTTGTCGGGACTCGACGGTGGATGCTCGCGCGCGAGGCGCTCGACGAAGCGGTTGAGTTCGCCCGTCGTGACGCGCTTCTTGCGGGCCGCGGCCACCCGATCGACGGTCTCGAGCAGCTTGGGCGCGCGCTCGCCGGTGAGCGCCGAGATGTGCAGCAGCGGCGCGTAGTCGAGGAACTTCATCCGGAAGCGCTGCTCCTCGTCGAAATCCTTGTAGTAGCGGTCGCCCTCCCCCTTGGTGAGGTCCCACTTGTTGGCCGCGATGATCATCCCGCAGCCGAGGCGTTCCGCCTCACCGGCAATGGCCGCGTCCTGGTCGGTGGCGCCCTGCGACGCATCGATCACGAGCACGGCGACGTCGGCCCGCTCCATGGCGCGCTTGGCCGTGAGCACGCTGACCATCTCGACGGCGTGAGCGCTGGCCACCTTGCCCGGCCGCCGGATCCCGGCCGTGTCGACGATGCGGAACGTCCGCTTGTGCCACTGCAGCACGGTGTCGATGGCGTCGCGCGTGGTGCCGGGGATGTCGCTGACGATGAGCCGCTCCTCGCGCAGGAGCCGGTTGACCAGCGATGACTTGCCGACGTTGGGCCGGCCGACGATGGCGACCGCGATCTCGTCCGGGTTCTCCTCGCTGCCGCTGCGGCCGACCTTGCCGGCCGCCTTCAGCTGCGCCAGCGCCTCGTCGAGCAGTTCCGGCACGCCCGTGCCGTGCTCGGCCGCGATCTCGAAGACGTGGTCGAAGCCGAACGAGAAGAACTCGTACATGCGGTCGCGCGCGCGCTTGTCGTCGGCCTTGTTGACGGCGAGCAGCACCGGCGCGCTGGTCGTGCGCACGGCGGCCGCAATCTCGTCGTCGCCCGGCAGGCGACCTTCGCGGCCATCGACCACGAAGATGATGAGGTCGGCCTGCGCAATGGCGCGCTTGCCGTGTTCCACGACCATGTCGTGCAGCGGATCCTCGGTGTGGCCGAAGATGCCGCCGGTGTCGACCAGGCGCAACGGCACCTCGTTCCAGGACGCCTCGTGCGCGAGGACGTCGCGCGTCGTCCCGGCCATCGCGTTGACGATGGCGCGGCGGGTCCGCGTGATGCGGTTGAAGAGCGTCGACTTCCCCACGTTGGGGCGTCCGACGAGCACCACGGTGGGCAGCGCGCGGGCGGAGGGTCCTGTCATGCGGGCATCTTGCGGATTGACACTGCTAAACCCCTGAATCTATGCTTCTTAGCGGCTGACGATGATCAAGGTCGACATCATCAACGAAGTGGCGACGATTGCCGACATCACCAAGGTGAAGGCCGAGATCGCCGTCGAGGCCGTCTTCGAGGCGATGCGCGAGGCCATGAAACGTGGCGAGCGTATCGAATTGCGCGGCTTCGGCGTCTTCCAGGTGAAGCCCCGCAAGCGCGGCATTGGCCGCAACCCCCGGACGGGCAAGGAGGTGCGCATCCCGCCGGGCCGCACCATCCGGTTCAAGCCGGGCAAGGATCTCCAGAACATCGGCGGCTGAACTTCCTCCGCCCGTGTCCACGCCTCCCCTGCCTCCGCCCCCCTTCGGCCCCGGCGACGAACCGGATCCGTTCTCCGACGCGCGCCAGGTTCGCTGGTCGGCGCAGGATCAGGCGTGGACGACCGGCCCACTCACGCCACCCGTGGAAGCCCCCGTCCGCATCGGTTCACGCGGCTGGGTCCACCTGCTGCTGCTCGTGCTCACGTTCGTCACGATGACGTGGGCCGGATCGAGCTTCTTCCTGAACTACGTCTCGGCCGTGGGCACGCGGCGAGTGGTGGTCACGGCCCCCGTGGCCTTGCTCGGCGGCCTCTGGTTCAGCGTGCCGGCGCTGTTGATCCTCGGCTCGCATGAACTCGGGCACTACTTCGCGTGTCGATATTACCGGATCCCGGCATCGCTCCCGTATTTCGTGCCGGCTCCGATGTTCTCGATCGTCGGTACGCTCGGGGCGGTGATCCGGATGGCGCTGCCGCGCACCCGACGCGCCCTCTTCGATGTCGGCATCGCCGGTCCGCTGGCCGGCTTCCTCGTGCTGCTGCCCCTGGCCATCTACGGCGTCTCGCATTCGTACGTCGTGCGACTGCCCCGCCAGTTCGCGCTGCAGGGCGGACTCAACCTCGGCGATCCGCTGCTGCTGACCTTGCTGCAGAAGTTCTACTTCGGCGCCCTGCCGGACCGTGCGTTGTTCGTGATGCACCCCACGGGCTTTGCCGCGTGGTTCGGCCTGCTTGCGACGGCCCTCAACCTCTTTCCGGCCGGGCAACTCGACGGCGGCCACATCGTGCACGCGATCGTCGGACGCGCCTCGCGCTACGTGACGCTCGTGTCGGTCCTGATCCTGCTGGGGCTGGCCGTGTTCGTGTCGTACAGCTGGGCGGTGTGGACGGTGCTGCTGGTGCTGATGACCTACGCGTTCGGCCTCGATCACCCGCCGGTCGGCGAGGAACACCTGCCCATCGGGAACGTGCGCCTCGCCCTGGCCGTCGTCGCCGTGGCGATGTTCGCCCTCAGCTTCACGCCGGTGCCGATCAGCCCGATGGACTTCGTCGGCGGCCGGTAGCTGACACGAGCAATTTGAAATTCGAAATTTGAAATTGATCGGCGGCCGCCCTGTCGGCCGTGCCGCTCAAGGCGCCAAGCGGGGCGACCGGCCGAAGGCCGTCGCCCGCGAGAATTTCAAATTTCAAATTTCAAATGACCACCCTCAGAGCATCGTCAGCGGATCGACGTCGACCGTCACGCGCTTCTGCAAGGACGGCATCCCGCTGATCGCCTGGCGGGTCGCCTGACGCATCGCCGCGCGGTCGCGGCCCTTCAGGAACAGCTGCACGCGCGACTCGCCGCGCAACCGCCCGAGCGGCGCCGGCGCCGGCCCGAGCACGCCGAAGCGCTCCGCCGCGAGTGACCGCAGCGTGTCGGCAAGCTGTCCGGCCTCCTTGAGCGCGGTCGCCAGCGACGCGTGCCGCACCACGATGTTGATCAGCGACAGCCAGGGCGGGTACCGCATGCGCTCGCGGTACTCCATCTCGCGCACCACGAACTCGTCGTAGGCCTGCCGCGCCGCCATGCCGATCGCATAGTGGTGCGGATGCAGCGTCTGCACCAACGCGGTGCCGCGGATGTCCCCCCGGCCCGCCCTGCCGGCCACCTGCGTGAGCAACTGGAACGTGCGCTCCGCAGCGCGGAAGTCCGCGACGCCGAGGCCGATGTCGGCCGACACCACGCCGACCAGCGTCACCTGCGGGAAGTCGTGGCCCTTGGCAATCATCTGCGTGCCGACCAGCACGTCGAGCTCGCGACGCGCGAACCGCGCGAGCACCTGCCCGATGGCGCCGCGCCGCTGCATCGTGTCACGGTCCACCCGCGCCACGCGCGCGCCCGGCACCGCCTCGAGCACCGACTGCTCCACCCGCTCGGTGCCCACACCCGTGTACTCGAGGAACTCGCCTTTGCACGAGGGGCACGCCGTCGGGAGCGCGGCTGCGTACCCGCAGTAATGACACCGCACCTGTCCGGCGCGACGATGCACCGTGAGCGTCACCGCGCAGTTGGGGCACTCGGCGCTGTTGCCGCAGCCGCGACACAGCAGCGATGGCGCGTACCCGCGTCGGTTGAGGAGCACCATCGCCTGTTCGTGACGGGCGACACACGCCTGCAACGCCTCGCGCAACGGCTGGCTCAACACGACGTCCGGCCCCTCGGTGGCGAGCACGTCGCGCATGTCGATGGTCTCCACCTCGGCGAGCGGGCGATCGTTGACACGCTGCCGCATCTGCACGAGGCGATACCGTCCCTCCGACGCATGGCGCCACGTCTCGAGCGACGGGGTGGCCGACCCGAGCACGGCCAGCGCCCCGGCGTCCCGCGCCCGCACCAGCGCGGCGTCGCGCCCGTGGTAGCGCGGGCTCTCCTCCTGCTTGTAGGCGGTGTCGTGCTCCTCGTCGACGATCACCAGCCCGACGTCGGGCAGCGGCGCGAACACCGCCGATCGCGTGCCGATGACCACGTCCACTTCGCCGCGGCGGATGCGGTGCCATTGGTCGTAGCGCTCGCCGTCGGACAGCCCGGAGTGCTGGATCGCGACGCGTTCGCCGAACGCCCGCCGGAACAGCGACGCGACGGCGGAGGTCAGGGCGATCTCGGGCACCAGCAGCAGCACGCCGCGGTTGCGCGCCAGCGCCGCGCGCGCCAGCCGGAGGTAGACCTGCGTCTTGCCGCTGCCGGTCACGCCGTGCAACAAGGCCGCGTGGAACCCGCGCTCGAGCAGCGGCTCGAGCGTCGCCAGCGTCGCCTCCTGCTCGCCCGTCAGCGGGAGGAATGCCGGCGCGGCCAGCGCGTCGGACACGCCCGCCGAGCCGCTCGCGAACGGGTCGCGCTCCACGGCGCGCCACTCCACGGTGGCCAGGCCCATCGCGACCAACCGACGCACCACCTCGCTGCCGATGCCCTGGTCGCGCAGCACGTTGGCGTCGACGCCCTCGGGTGAGCCCACCAGCACGGCGCACGCCGCGGCCTGTCGTGCCCCGAGGCGCTGGCTCGCGGGCTCGCTGGCGAGCGCGGTGGGCCGAATCCACCGACGCTTGCGCGCCGCGTCGGCCTTCCCGGTGACCACGGGTTGCAGCCGCACCTGGCCCAGCCTGAGCAGGCGACGCACGGCGCGCGAGACCACGTCGGGCGTCACGTCGGTCGCACGCAGGCGCGTCGCGACGGCACGTGGCACCTGCCGCCGCAGGACCGGTCCCTTCTCGCGCAACAGCGCGAGCACCGCCTCGTCGACCTGATCGTCGAGCGGCAACTCGAAGGCACCGTGCACCTCCACCTCACCCGCGTCCTCGGCCAGGGTGAGGGTCATGTCGCCGCGCAGCCAGCCCTTGGGCGGCATCGCCGCCGAGATCACCTCGCCCGGCCCGGCGAGGTAGTACTCGCCGACCCACAACGCGAGGTCCACCACCGGCTCGGGCAGGAACGTAACGTCGTCGAGCACCTCCAGCACGTCCCGCAAGCGGTCCGGGACGTCGTCTGGCGGGGCGTTGTCGTGGGTGACCAGGCCGGTGACCTTGCGCGGGCCGACGGGCACGATGACGCGCGTGCCGCGGGGCGCCTGCAGGCCGTCCGGCAGGCGATAGGTCAGCAGGCCGAGCCCCGGGACGGGCACGGCCACGCGGACCAGGCGCATCAGCGCGCCTCGCCGCCCTCGACTGCGGCGGGGCCCGTCTCGCCGGGGGCCTGTCGCAGGAGGGAGCGCACCAGCTTCATGTCCTCCCACGTCTCGCGCTTCTTGTCCGGGCTGCGGAGCAGGTACGCGGGATGGAAGGTCGGCACGAGCGTGGCGCCGCGGAACTGGTGGACACGTCCGCGCAGCTTGGTGATCGGCGTGTCGGTGCGCAACAGGCTCTGCGCGGCGAACTTGCCGAGCGCGACGATGACGCGGGGACGCACGAGGTCGATCTGCCGGAAGAGGAACGGCTCGCACACCGCCACTTCGTCCGGCTCGGGGTTGCGATTGCCAGGCGGCCGGCACTTGATGACGTTGGCGATGTACACGTCGTCGCGACGCATCTCGATCGCCTCGATGATCTTCGTGAGCAGCTGCCCCGCCCGACCGACGAACGGGACGCCCTGCTCGTCTTCGTCCGAGCCGGGGGCCTCGCCGACGAACATCAGGTCGGCCTGCGGGTTGCCGACGCCGAAGACCACCTGCTTGCGCCCGAGCTGACAGAGCTTGCAGCGCGTGCACTGTGGGCCGATGTGGGCGCGCAGGGCCTCGAGGGAGTCGAGCGCCGAGAGATCGGCCGTCGGCAATCGGCCGTCAGCCGTCGAGGCGTCCTGCTCGACTGACAGGGCATTCGAGGCACTGGCGATGCGCTCCTCCGGTGCCCGGTGCCCGGCTTCCGCTGCCCGCCTCCCCGTCCACGCCGCGTCGCGGCTGAAGCCGGCGATGCCGAGGTCGGCGTAGAACTGCAGGTGCGCACGCAGTTGCGCGCGGGGATCCTGGCCGTCGCTCATGCTGGCACCATGCGGTCACTGGCGGCCGGGGCGAGCCTGGCGGCGATGAAGTCGACGATGCGCGCGGCCAGCACCGACTTGGCTTCGAGGGGAAACGACTGCGTCCCGCTGGCGGTCACGAAACTCGCGACGTTGGTGTCCACTTCGAAGCCGGCACCGGCCTGGCTGACGTCGTTGGCGACGATCAGGTCGACCTGCTTGGATTCCCGCTTGCGCGCTGCGTAGGCCAGCACGTCGGACGTCTCCGCGGCGAAGCCGACCAGGACGGGATGCGGACGCCCGGCCCGCCAGCCTCCGAGGTCCGCGAGGATGTCGACCGTCCGCTCCAGCGTCACGGTCAGCGGCCCTTCCTGCTTCTTGACCTTGCCACCGGCCGGCCCGCCGGCCGGCGCGTAGTCGGCAACGGCGGCCGCCATCACGATGGCATCGGCGTGGTCGCGCG from Luteitalea sp. TBR-22 includes:
- a CDS encoding LLM class flavin-dependent oxidoreductase, with translation MTSPRLSVLDLTPFPSGSTAGTALRESVTLAQHVEALGYHRFWLAEHHNTGALACPAPEILIGQVAAATRTLRVGSGGVMLPNYSPLKVAEWFRVLEALHPGRIDLGIGRAPGTDQRTSLALRRSPQALMAEDFPDRVQDLLAYLEDAPTADGGRAVLAMPTGVPAPPVWMLGSSTFGARLAATLGLGFAFAYHIDPAPALAAFEIYRTAFRPTPRRESPEAILAVSAICGESRAHAEDLASSGDLLWVRFLGGDVHQRVPSVAEARAYAFTAGDRAIVGHVRSRLLLGTAADVAEQARGLARAFGASEVMVTTVVHDTAERRASYTRLMEAWRG
- a CDS encoding MerR family transcriptional regulator, with product MPDVVIPDKPAFKAGEVCELAQIQPYVLRSWESEFPDLGLSKTPGGPRIYRRADVERVLRIRELVFTEGLTLSGVRRRFEAEQPPAPDDLFTLAAELQAAEAANARPVTGRGAPAREVAAPVVASAPEPVVSEEARLKLAKVKQDMRSLLDLLGPPGATPPPAPARRSRRA
- the der gene encoding ribosome biogenesis GTPase Der, translating into MTGPSARALPTVVLVGRPNVGKSTLFNRITRTRRAIVNAMAGTTRDVLAHEASWNEVPLRLVDTGGIFGHTEDPLHDMVVEHGKRAIAQADLIIFVVDGREGRLPGDDEIAAAVRTTSAPVLLAVNKADDKRARDRMYEFFSFGFDHVFEIAAEHGTGVPELLDEALAQLKAAGKVGRSGSEENPDEIAVAIVGRPNVGKSSLVNRLLREERLIVSDIPGTTRDAIDTVLQWHKRTFRIVDTAGIRRPGKVASAHAVEMVSVLTAKRAMERADVAVLVIDASQGATDQDAAIAGEAERLGCGMIIAANKWDLTKGEGDRYYKDFDEEQRFRMKFLDYAPLLHISALTGERAPKLLETVDRVAAARKKRVTTGELNRFVERLAREHPPSSPDKKHVKILYAAQTGVAPPQFVFFTNVATGFHFSYERFLINSLRETFGFEGTPIRISVRRREGRRQSPKGEEGKRVRKARPTSKD
- a CDS encoding HU family DNA-binding protein, with the translated sequence MIKVDIINEVATIADITKVKAEIAVEAVFEAMREAMKRGERIELRGFGVFQVKPRKRGIGRNPRTGKEVRIPPGRTIRFKPGKDLQNIGG
- a CDS encoding site-2 protease family protein gives rise to the protein MSTPPLPPPPFGPGDEPDPFSDARQVRWSAQDQAWTTGPLTPPVEAPVRIGSRGWVHLLLLVLTFVTMTWAGSSFFLNYVSAVGTRRVVVTAPVALLGGLWFSVPALLILGSHELGHYFACRYYRIPASLPYFVPAPMFSIVGTLGAVIRMALPRTRRALFDVGIAGPLAGFLVLLPLAIYGVSHSYVVRLPRQFALQGGLNLGDPLLLTLLQKFYFGALPDRALFVMHPTGFAAWFGLLATALNLFPAGQLDGGHIVHAIVGRASRYVTLVSVLILLGLAVFVSYSWAVWTVLLVLMTYAFGLDHPPVGEEHLPIGNVRLALAVVAVAMFALSFTPVPISPMDFVGGR
- the priA gene encoding primosomal protein N', which gives rise to MRLVRVAVPVPGLGLLTYRLPDGLQAPRGTRVIVPVGPRKVTGLVTHDNAPPDDVPDRLRDVLEVLDDVTFLPEPVVDLALWVGEYYLAGPGEVISAAMPPKGWLRGDMTLTLAEDAGEVEVHGAFELPLDDQVDEAVLALLREKGPVLRRQVPRAVATRLRATDVTPDVVSRAVRRLLRLGQVRLQPVVTGKADAARKRRWIRPTALASEPASQRLGARQAAACAVLVGSPEGVDANVLRDQGIGSEVVRRLVAMGLATVEWRAVERDPFASGSAGVSDALAAPAFLPLTGEQEATLATLEPLLERGFHAALLHGVTGSGKTQVYLRLARAALARNRGVLLLVPEIALTSAVASLFRRAFGERVAIQHSGLSDGERYDQWHRIRRGEVDVVIGTRSAVFAPLPDVGLVIVDEEHDTAYKQEESPRYHGRDAALVRARDAGALAVLGSATPSLETWRHASEGRYRLVQMRQRVNDRPLAEVETIDMRDVLATEGPDVVLSQPLREALQACVARHEQAMVLLNRRGYAPSLLCRGCGNSAECPNCAVTLTVHRRAGQVRCHYCGYAAALPTACPSCKGEFLEYTGVGTERVEQSVLEAVPGARVARVDRDTMQRRGAIGQVLARFARRELDVLVGTQMIAKGHDFPQVTLVGVVSADIGLGVADFRAAERTFQLLTQVAGRAGRGDIRGTALVQTLHPHHYAIGMAARQAYDEFVVREMEYRERMRYPPWLSLINIVVRHASLATALKEAGQLADTLRSLAAERFGVLGPAPAPLGRLRGESRVQLFLKGRDRAAMRQATRQAISGMPSLQKRVTVDVDPLTML
- a CDS encoding uracil-DNA glycosylase, with translation MSDGQDPRAQLRAHLQFYADLGIAGFSRDAAWTGRRAAEAGHRAPEERIASASNALSVEQDASTADGRLPTADLSALDSLEALRAHIGPQCTRCKLCQLGRKQVVFGVGNPQADLMFVGEAPGSDEDEQGVPFVGRAGQLLTKIIEAIEMRRDDVYIANVIKCRPPGNRNPEPDEVAVCEPFLFRQIDLVRPRVIVALGKFAAQSLLRTDTPITKLRGRVHQFRGATLVPTFHPAYLLRSPDKKRETWEDMKLVRSLLRQAPGETGPAAVEGGEAR